From a single Micromonospora sp. WMMD1102 genomic region:
- a CDS encoding DUF6510 family protein, with the protein MTEQLGPDSGRMEYLDGNVLAGPMRDVFAVDLTTATGRCASCGRTGPMASLRVYANAPGVIARCPGCEQVMLRLVRTPSAAWLDMRGTTFLQLPMPAEPAMMPGPTAM; encoded by the coding sequence ATGACCGAGCAGCTCGGACCCGATTCGGGCCGGATGGAGTACCTGGACGGCAACGTGCTGGCCGGGCCGATGCGGGACGTGTTCGCGGTGGACCTGACCACGGCGACCGGTCGGTGCGCCTCCTGTGGCCGGACCGGTCCGATGGCTTCGCTGCGGGTCTACGCCAACGCACCCGGGGTGATCGCCCGCTGTCCCGGCTGCGAGCAGGTGATGCTCCGGCTGGTGCGTACCCCGAGCGCCGCCTGGCTGGACATGCGCGGGACGACCTTCCTACAGCTCCCGATGCCGGCCGAACCGGCGATGATGCCCGGCCCAACGGCGATGTAA